The following proteins are co-located in the Leishmania major strain Friedlin complete genome, chromosome 30 genome:
- the PAPLE22 gene encoding reticulon domain protein, 22 kDa potentially aggravating protein (paple22): MSAIAKEFKGLTTKDIVTWHRPIASAIIFSSFFTIWAIFVFAEYTLTTFLSRIVSILLIAGAAAAVTKRTIVTLPKDVTASMDRAYESVRPCVTKLVDSTISLFTWRDYAASAKFFMTTLVMAFLGNWMSDTTLMLVILIVAFTAPVAYEKKQNEIERAVQQVRAYADKYLGMIKTHAESKKSSVEQQLQDMERKAQ, encoded by the coding sequence ATGTCGGCCATCGCGAAGGAGTTCAAGGGGCTCACGACGAAAGATATTGTGACGTGGCACCGCCCCATCGCGTCTGCCATCATTTTTTCCTCCTTCTTTACCATATGGGCCATCTTCGTCTTTGCCGAGTACACACTGACAACGTTTTTGTCTCGCATTGTCTCCATTCTCCTCatcgctggtgctgccgctgccgtgacgAAGCGCACCATCGTGACGTTGCCCAAGGATGTGACTGCTAGCATGGACCGTGCTTACGAGTCTGTGCGCCCGTGCGTGACGAAGTTGGTGGACAGCACGATCTCCCTTTTCACATGGCGCGACTACGCGGCGTCCGCCAAGTTCTTCATGACCACCCTTGTGATGGCCTTCCTCGGCAACTGGATGAGCGACACGACGCTGATGCTAGTCATCCTTATCGTTGCCTTTACGGCCCCGGTGGCATACGAAAAGAAGCAGAACGAGATCGAACGCGCAGTTCAGCAGGTGCGCGCCTACGCTGACAAGTATCTCGGCATGATCAAGACTCACGCAGAGTCCAAGAAGTCgtcggtggagcagcagcttcaggATATGGAGCGCAAAGCCCAGTAG
- the FTHS gene encoding formate--tetrahydrofolate ligase, giving the protein MATRKLHCVWPVPADIDIAQSVDAQPITSIAEAAGILLSELSPYGSTRAKVKLSVLKRLEGCPNGKYVVVAGMNPTPLGEGKSTTTIGLAQALGAHLHRRCFACIRQPSQGPTFGIKGGAAGGGYSQVIPMEDFNLHGTGDIHAITAANNLLAAALDTRIFHERTQDDAALYRRLTDELKTFTPIMQKRLDKLGIRKTDPKSLTEEERVCFARLDVDPGTISWRRVTDVNDRFLRDIEIGMGKAEKGISRRTGFDISVASEVMAILALVDDLADMRQRLGAIQVAKSKTGASVTAEDVGCAGAMAVLMKDAVEPTLMQTLEGTPVLVHAGPFGNIAHGNSSVVADRIALKLAGADGFVLTEAGFGADMGCEKFFNIKCRTSGLKPDAAVLVATVRALKYHGGVEPKDAAKENADALRAGLSNLVRHIQNIRKFGVPVVVALNRFSTDTEAELALVKELATQEGDAADVVVTDHWSKGGAGAVGLAQALIRVTETAPSNFQLLYPSNASLKEKIETVCREIYGAAGVEYLNDTEEKLADFEKMGYGDFPVCMAKTQYSFSHNPELRGAPTGFTVPIRDVRVNCGAKFVFPLLGDISTMPGLPTRPAYYNIDIDCETGRIVGLS; this is encoded by the coding sequence ATGGCCACCCGGAAGCTGCACTGCGTGTGGCCGGTGCCGGCTGACATCGACATTGCCCAAAGTGTCGATGCCCAGCCGATCACGAGTATCGCCGAGGCCGCGGGTATACTTCTTTCGGAGCTGAGCCCGTATGGCAGCACCCGCGCCAAGGTGAAGCTGAGCGTTCTGAAGCGTTTGGAGGGCTGTCCAAACGGCAAGTACGTCGTGGTGGCGGGCATGAACCCCACCCCGttgggggaagggaagagcacCACGACGATCGGCCTCGCCCAGGCTCTCGGTGCTCATCTACACCGACGCTGCTTTGCGTGCATTCGCCAACCGTCTCAAGGACCGACCTTCGGTATCAAGGGTGGTGCCGCGGGAGGCGGCTACAGCCAGGTGATTCCAATGGAAGATTTTAACCTCCACGGCACCGGCGACATACATGCCATCACCGCAGCGAACAACCTCCTTGCCGCGGCGCTTGACACCCGCATCTTCCACGAGCGGACGCaggacgacgccgcgctTTACCGCCGTCTCACCGACGAGCTGAAAACGTTCACACCGATTATGCAGAAGCGGCTCGATAAGCTCGGCATCCGCAAAACAGACCCCAAGTcgctgacggaggaggagcgcgtcTGCTTTGCGCGGCTGGACGTCGACCCTGGCACCATTTCCTGGCGCCGCGTCACCGATGTCAACGACCGTTTCCTGCGCGACATCGAGATCGGGATGGgcaaggcggagaagggcaTCAGCCGGCGCACCGGCTTCGACATTTCGGTCGCGTCCGAGGTGATGGCCATTCTGGCGCTCGTGGACGATTTGGCCGACATGCGCCAGCGCCTGGGAGCGATCCAGGTGGCCAAAAGCAAGACGGGCGCATCGGTGACGGCTGAGGATGTGGGCTGTGCCGGGGCCATGGCGGTGCTGATGAAGGATGCGGTCGAGCCGACGCTGATGCAGACGCTGGAGGGCACCCCCGTGCTGGTGCATGCCGGCCCCTTCGGCAATATTGCGCACGGGaacagcagcgtcgtcgccgaccGCATCGCCCTCAAGCTGGCCGGTGCGGACGGCTTTGTGCTGACGGAGGCCGGCTTCGGTGCAGATATGGGCTGCGAGAAGTTCTTCAACATCAAGTGCCGCACGAGCGGGCTGAAGCCggatgcggcggtgctcgtggcgacggtgcgcgCACTGAAGTACCACGGCGGTGTGGAGCCAAAGGATGCTGCCAAGGAGAACGCGGATGCCTTGCGTGCCGGCCTGAGCAACCTTGTTCGGCATATTCAGAACATTCGCAAGTTTGGGGTgccagtggtggtggcgctgaaCCGGTTCAGCACCgacacggaggcggagctggcgctggTGAAGGAGCTGGCGACGCAGGAGGGTGACGCGGCGGATGTTGTGGTCACAGATCACTGGTCCAAGGGCGGTGCTGGGGCCGTCGGTCTTGCCCAGGCGCTCATCCGCGTCACGGAGACGGCGCCATCGAACTTCCAGCTGCTTTACCCAAGCAACGCGTCGCTCAAGGAGAAGATCGAGACGGTGTGCCGCGAGATTtacggtgccgctggcgtGGAGTATCTCAACGACACAGAGGAGAAGCTGGCGGACTTCGAGAAGATGGGCTACGGCGACTTTCCTGTATGCATGGCAAAGACACAGTACAGCTTCTCGCACAACCCCGAGCTGCGTGGGGCGCCGACCGGCTTCACTGTCCCCATCCGCGACGTCCGCGTCAACTGCGGCGCAAAGTTCGTGTTTCCTCTGCTGGGCGACATCTCCACGATGCCTGGTCTGCCGACTCGACCGGCGTACTACAATATCGACATCGACTGCGAGACGGGAAGGATTGTGGGTCTTTCGTAA